The following nucleotide sequence is from Zea mays cultivar B73 chromosome 1, Zm-B73-REFERENCE-NAM-5.0, whole genome shotgun sequence.
gaggcacatgattcagtttattctatccatcctgggagtactaagatgtatcaggatttgaagcaaaagtattggtggtatggactaaagagagatgtggctgcacatgtggctatgtgcgatgtatgccaaagagttaaagctgaacaccagaggccagccggattattgcacccactgaagatacctgagtggaaatgggaagagattggcatggacttcattgttggattaccccgcacgtctgctggttatgattctatatgggtgattgtggacaggctaaccaaggtagcccactttattccagtgaagaccacatattctggggccaagttggcagagttgtacatggcacggattgtatgtctgcatggtgtgccaaagaagattgtgtcagatcgaggatcgcagtttacctctcgatattggaagaagttgcacgagtcattggatacaagattgaattttagttcggcttaccacccacagactgatgggcagactgagaggactaaccaagtactggaagatatgttaagagcttgtgcccttaagcatggtggtagttgggataggaGTTTAccgtatgctgagttctcatataataatagctaccaggccagtttgaagatgtcaccgtttgaggctttgtatggcagaaagtgcaggactcccttgtattggaatcaaactggtgaaaggcagttgtttggacctgagattatacaagaagcagaggaacaagttcagcaaataagggagaatttgagaactgcacaatccaggcagaaaagctatgctgacacccggagaagactgcttgagtttaaagagggagattatgtctatttgaaggtgtcaccactccggggcatgagaaggttcaaagtcaaaggaaagttgtcccctcgctttattggacccttcttaatcttaaagcgagtgggagaggttgcataccaattggagttaccggatcatctcgtGGATGTtcacgatgtctttcatgtatctcagctgaagaaatgtctcagggtgcctgaagaacagttaccaatggaggaccttagtgttcaagaggacttgacttatgctgagtacccccatcaagattttggatactttgactcgagttacaaggaataaggttataaagatgtgtaaagtgcaatggagccaccacagtgaagatgaagcaacttgggaaagagaagaagagcttcgtatagattttccccaccttttccctagatcttcctaaatctcggggacgagattatttttaaggggggtaggatttgtaatgctcaaagttgtatacaaagaataatagagagagATCTCCTCAGTTCTATGTGCCTcaattgcatcataaaaagagcatacatgttGAGAGTGATCAATTAAAACCAAAgacactaaaataaaagaaaatgcatcatattggagtttatatgtttgtgcatcaagtaaaataataatattaatgataataatataataattattggaagtagaattaaaccctaaattgaaactagggtttgaaaataaggaaaagagaagagatatgaaaatataaataaaatgtaTAAATAAATATCTTCAGGCTTAGTATTTTTAATTGCAAAAAAAAAGAGTTTATAAATGAAGATCCACAAagttgaatttaaatttgaatataGTTTGAGATTCAAACAAAAGGAAAATGGAATGAAAAAAAAAAAGATAAAAAAAACCTCACCTGGGCTGGCTTACCAGGTTTTGGCCCACCGGGGGAACCACCCGCGCGGCCCAGGCATTCTCCTTTCCACCGCGCACTGACAGCCGGGCCACAACGGTCAGCCACCGCCCGCGATTCTCGCtcgcgctcgctccctcgcttCTGTCTCTGGGGCGTGGGCCCGGGGCGCCAGGCTCTTCGTCCACCTCCGTAACAAACGCGTGAGAATCGCGCGCCGCGGATGACCTCGCCGTTCGGTGCGTGGGTTGTTGCGCCAATCGCGCGAGAGTGGGGCCTGGCACCCAGAGATAAGAACCGCCGCTGCGTTCTTCTCGCAAGCCCTGGGAGTTTCTAGCCGTACGCTTAGCCACCGTTGCCGCCGACCCTACGCCCCGGCATTATCTCGCGATAGCCGCCGTCGAGCCATCCTTTCGGTCCAGGGTGCTTCGGATCCACTCTCGGTCGGTAACCGCAAGCTCGTCGGGCGGAGTTGGCAACTGGGTGCCCGCGAATTCGTCGCCGTCGAGGAAGATCCGCGCCGGGCCGCTGCGGACCGTGGTCGGCTCCCCTGACCTCACCCCTGTCTTCGGTAAGCCCCTGGATAGCTTCGTTTTGCCGCGCACGCCATTTTGCACCGGTTGTAAGGTTGGGGGGACTCACGGGACAGCCATCGTGGTGTACGCCGGCGACTCGCCGCCGTGACCAGGGCGCGGCGCCGCCGTGCGTCGCTCGGATTTGGGAGTGATCCGGGGACCATCGGATGGCGCACGGACGGTCCCGATTAGAACCGTGTACCCCTTCACCTGGATTGAACTCAGGCCGTTAGATTTGGATCCGGTGATCCAGAGTAGATCGCATCATCTTAAAAGCATAGCCGTTGATCGCGAATCCGACGACCACGATCGTGTACCGGTTCAGCGCTTATGCAGATTTAATCCGAGCCCTCCATATCAGATCCCACGGTCATGATGCCACGATACCCCTCCGTTGGCTTATTTGCTTAAGAGCCCCTGAAGTTTTAGAgtaacaacccgccgtccagagATTGCTATTCTTTGAGTCTACAGATTCTTACTCCGTAGCCCCTGCGCTTCTTaggaaatgaggcccagtccagagaatatataaaataggtaaataaatacagaaattgatttttaatataaaaagaattcctaaaacttgtttattgcatagaaaattcattctagctacaaattgagccattccaatttctaaaattttgtaataatattatttatcatttagtatcactgttttgacatgaactcaatTATAAAATTAATTTAACATCTAATcccattttaatcacattaaaccttaggaaattcataacttgaaatctataactccaaatttaatgattccagttcctatgatctcattttaatgtgtagatttttactatatattttatttacatgtttggtgcaatgttaatttgtgctatactatgtatgtattgtgttgatgcgagtagacgagcaagccactgtggaatctgaggttcagcaagtaaaagtagctgagcaggagctcattgaaggcaagttgtgcccttgatcacttacttttcccagccatgttcttattaattttaatgatctgcataggttaattttgatgggatcctttatgttaccccagttttgattatctctataccttgttcacccctgaaatatttttgggtagtacttgctattgctttatgtggattgggtatggagttacactacacatgattattctgttattatcttgttattattactgttcatgttaagatcattaaattaatgggaacatggagcgaccacccgggaaaacagtgctaccacaagggtataatgggacgcccttggctgactaattaggaaagctagtggaagactaccttacccgaaaggggcaagggcagtaggggagaggtcagtgcggggaggtccctggttgattttgctgcgatggctgtcagccaggaaccctgtactggatcttcctataaactgtagcgggttttcggaagctagtggaactttgtaaaggcctcgtagtggatccctagccattcacctcggtagtgtctaagggccttgcaaacccaggcgacatgggatacacgacttgtgggtaaagatgcgcaacctctgcagagtgtaaaactagtatactagccgtgctcacggtcaagagcggctcggaccctcacatgattaaatatggaacttaaattcaatttgacatttgcatcgcatttgggattattttactattacttttctttattattattaaggtttggtatttacttacacttagtaattgctaataaaattttgaccaacttataaaagcaatgctcagcctcaacctctatttcattgatcagccttacactacatgaactcccacctttggtgagttcatgccacattattccccacgacttgttgagctatgaacgtatgtgagctcactcttgctgtctcacacccccccacaggagaagatcaggtggtcgaagaggagctgcctaacactgaggagttcgatctgatctaggtggcgtttctcagtcgacattggcgccaacgatccttagttcgttttatgtttacacttttattttgtaataagtcttccgctatgtaataattactctgatgttttatgacatttatctctatacactctgttattatatatgttgtcttcttggcgcatgtatgagatgcacccggctttgtcctttaaaaccgggtgttacatgcgaggcgctttgtcgagtgctttttgtccagcactcggcaaaaaagtcTTTGCCAtgtgccgcactcggcaaagtcctgctctcggtaacgacCGCGTTTACCGAGAGTAGGACTCTCGACACAGaaatacactcgacaaagaaatctttgccgagagccaaacactcggcgaacggcagcgctcggcaaagggccgtcaaccgccgtctaaagctgacggccgttatctttgccgagagccgagttctggcactcagcaaagaagcttctttgtcgagtgccccctCGTCCGACACTCAGCAGAGCAAGCTTGCCGAGTGCCATCCTTGGACACTCGATaaagtatattttattttttttattttgccaaccaaactttttgtggtatgttcctacactatgtagatctacatgtaccattttggcacaattacatatttacaaaaatgttttctataaatattagatttagttcgtttatttgaatttcttcggaaaattcacatttaaactgcaagtcactcgaaacatggaaaaccgtgcatgcaaaataaATGATATGCATGTTatctagcacaagttacgaccgatttcagaagcagACCAGAATCTtcaagcaccatgctcactaaacatgaccgtgaacttgttatctagttgtttaaaaattgtataaaacacaaataaagtcagaaattaatgaaacttgtccacatgtcatgatatcatatatagaggttgtgataaaaatttgataaTGTTTCGGTAAAGTTGTGacgtactatgtgtagaaacctaagtgaCCTACACataaaatcatagagtttcaatgtagttcactcgacaaagactttgtcaagtgtccgataaaaagtactcgacaaagaagccgtTGTCGATGTACTGTTCGTCGAgatctctttgtcgagtgtcacactAGGCAAAGTCTTTACGGAGTGTTTTTCAggctttgacactcggcaaagcgctcgATTCCAGTAGTGACAGTAATTTGCATCAAAAATAGCTGAGAGATTtaggccccgtttcaatctcacgggataaagtttagcttcctgctaaactttagctatatgaattgaagtgctaaagtttagtttcaattaccaccattagctctcctgtttagattacaaatggctaaaagtagctaaaaaatagctgctaaagtttatctcgcgagattgAAACAGGGCCTTAAAATGAGTCAACTAATAGACCAACTAATTATTAGCTATTAGTCGTTAGCTTCTTTAATCTAAGCTAAAACCAACTAATAGCTTATTTGTTGAATTACAATTAGCTCAACGGAATTCTCTGTTTTTTCTATAAAAAAAGGGAAACTGCCCCTCATTTACAGCAAATTGTCCGCTGCCTGTCGTCCAGATACAATGAACGTACCTAGTAGGAACTCTTTTACACGCTCGGTCGCTCGCCGCGGATCGGAGTCCCAGGAACACGACACCACTGTGTAACACGACAAAGTCTGCTCAGAGGCGGCCACACCCTGGCGTGCACCGAGCCGGAGCCCGGATAAGCACGGTAAGGAGAGTACGGCGGGACGTGGCGACCCGTGTGTCTGCTGCCACGCAGCCTTCCTCCACGTAGCCGCGCGGCCGCGCCACGTACCAGGGCCCGGCGCTGGTATAAATGCGCGCTACCTCCGCTTTAGTTCTGCATACAGTCAACCTAACACACCCGAGCATATCACAGTGACAGACACGATGGTGAGCGCCAGAATTGTTGTCCTCCTCGCCACCCTCCTATGCGCTGCCGCCGCAGTCGCGTCGTCCTGGGAGGACGacaaccaccaccaccacggGGGCCACAAGTCCGGGCAATGCGTGCGGCGGTGCGAGGACCGGCCCTGGCACCAGCGCCCCCGGTGCCTGGAGCAGTGCAGGGAGGAGGAGCGGGAGAAGCGGCAAGAGCGGAGCAGGCACGAGGCCGACGACCGCAGCGGCGAGGGCTCGTCGGAGGATGAGCGAGAGCAGGAGAAGGAGAAACAGAAGGACCGGCGGCCGTACGTGTTCGACCGGCGCAGCTTTCGTCGCGTGGTCCGGAGCGAGCAGGGGTCCCTGAGGGTGCTCCGGCCCTTCGACGAGGTGTCCAGGCTCCTCCGCGGCATCCGGGACTACCGCGTGGCGGTCCTGGAGGCGAACCCGCGCTCGTTCGTGGTGCCCAGCCACACCGACGCGCACTGCATCTGCTACGTGGCGGAAGGTACGTCCGTCCGGTTCCGGTCCGTGAGCTGAGACCACATAGATCGAGGGCGACGCCGGCCCATGCACGTTAGCTGATCTgttgttttgtcgtgtctaggcgaGGGAGTGGTGACGACGATCGAGAACGGCGAGAGGCGGTCATACACCATCAAGCAAGGCCACGTCTTCGTGGCGCCGGCCGGGGCGGTCACCTACCTGGCCAACACCGACGGCCGGAAGAAACTGGTCATCGCCAAGATCCTCCATACCATCTCCGTGCCTGGCGAGTTCCAGGtcattatattattattattaagctCTCAACGAGGCATCTGTTGCTCGGTCACCATACCCGTACCGTACTATAGCCGCCGCCCCATCGACTGGCTGATCGTGTCCTTCGTTCCTTTGGCAGTTCTTCTTCGGCCCCGGCGGGAGGAACCCGGAATCGTTCCTGTCGAGCTTCAGCAAGAGCATCCAGAGAGCTGCATACAAGGTACAACACACGTGCTAcgtgtgctgctgctgctgctgcaacgTACTGTCGTCCTGTGTGTGTGCTCACATCGATCGCGTTGCGCGTGCAGACCTCGAGCGACCGTCTGGAGAGGCTGTTCGGGAGGCATGGGCAGGACAAGGGGATCATCGTGCGCGCCACGGAGGAGCAGACCCGCGAGCTGCGGCGCCACGCCTCGGAGGGCGGCCACGGCCCGCACTGGCCCCTGCCGCCGTTCGGCGAGTCGCGCGGCCCCTACAGCCTCCTGGACCAGCGGCCcagcatcgccaaccagcacgggCAGCTCTACGAGGCCGACGCGCGCAGCTTCCACGACCTCGCCGAGCACGACGTCAGCGTCTCCTTCGCCAACATCACCGCGGTGCGTGCGCCCCCTCTCACCTCAACTAACGCTCGCTAGCTACCTAGCTAGCACGTACGATAGATAATGGCGACATATTTTGATTTGATGTATATACACACGTGGCAGGGGTCCATGAGCGCGCCATTGTTCAACACCCGTTCGTTCAAGATCGCCTACGTGCCGAACGGCAAGGGCTACGCCGAGATCGTGTGCCCGCACCGCCAGTCGCAGGGCGGCGAGAGCGAGCGCGAGCGCGACAAGGGCAGGAGgagcgaagaagaagaagaagaatcgtctgaggagcaggaggaggCCGGGCAGGGGTACCACACCATCCGGGCGCGGCTGTCACCGGGCACGGCGTTCGTGGTGCCCGCGGGCCACCCGTTCGTCGCGGTGGCGTCCCGGGACAGCAACCTCCAGATCGTGTGCTTCGAGGTCCACGCCGACAGGAACGAGAAGGTGTTCCTGGCCGGCGCCGACAACGTGCTGCAGAAGCTCGACCGGGTCGCCAAGGCGCTGTCATTCGCCTCCAAGGCGGAGGAGGTGGACGAGGTGCTCGGCTCGCGGCGCGAGAAGGGGTTCCTTCCTGGCCCCAAGGAGAGCGGCGGCCACGAGGAGCGGGagcaagaggaggaggaggaacgcGAAGAACGCCACGGCGGCCGTGGGGAGAGGGAACGCCACGGACGTGAGGAGCGGGAGAAAGAGGAGGAGGAACGCGAAGGACGCCACGGCCGCGGGCGCCGCGAGGAGGTGGCGGAGACGCTCATGAGGATGGTTACCGCCAGGATGTGAGGCCGCCGCGCTCGCCAAAACGAGCAAGAAGCAACAAGAGGGTGGCGCGCGACCGACGTGCGTACGTAGCATGAGCCTGAGTGGAGACGTTGGACGTGTATGTATATACCTCTCTGCGTGTTAACTATGTACGTAAGCGGCAGGCAGTGCAATAAGTGTGGCTCTGTAGTATGTACGTGCGGATACGATGCTGTATGCTACTGAGGCAAGTCCCATAAATAAATAATGACACGTGCGTGTTCTATAATCTCTTCGCTTCTTCAGTGTCCCCTTGCGGAGTTTGGCATCCATTGATGCCGTTACACTGAGAACATAACGGACACAGTAGACGAACCACTTGAGTTCTTGTATGAAATTCTGACCCTTTTTTTTGAAGGATCAGGAGGGGGAAACCCCTACTGGCCTGGTCCTTTTACAatcaataaaaagaaaagaaaaagaaagaaaaaggaaGAGCTATTTCTATATTTGCCACAAATTTAGCCAGTTCGGGATTGAGGTGTCGAATTCTCCCCGTGCTCTGTGAATGATTAGTCGCAATTCTCTACTAAATTCCTGAGTACAGCGGAGCACGGAGGGATCTCTGTTTGAAAACAACCACTCGTTTCGGCTTTTCCAGATGCTCCAAGTCATAAGAATAGTGATCTCCATAGAGAAGGGAACGTTGAGCTGGTGTTTGAGGTTCACAGATGCCTCTTCAGGGTTGGAAATTCTGGGTGGGGTAATGCCAATTGAGTTCCAGCAGGCTTTCGCGAAGTTGCATCTGAGGAAAAGATGATAAAGGGTCTCCTCTCTTTGCCAAAGGCAGTTTTCGCAAGAGTAGGAATCTAGCTCCATGTTTCTCCTTCTCAACATATTTCTGGTGTTTAGCCTGTTCTTAAGCCACAGCCAATAGAAGACTCTATGCTTAGGCTGACACTTACTTTTCCAAACTAGTTTGTAGATAGGATGAGTTTGCATCTGGCCCATGAAAGATCTGTAAGCTTTTTGGGACGAGAATTTGTCCGATCCCCAAATGTACTTCAAGCGGTCATGAACATCATTAAGAATAATTTGCTCCCAAGACCCCTTGAGCACCAGAAATTGATCAAACGCTTGATCAGAGACAGGTAAATGAAAAAGATCATGAAACTGCTCTTGATCCTTGACCTCTTTGATAGTCATTTTTGAGTTCTTGGCAAAGGAGAAGAGCTCTGGGAAAATATGCCTCGGGATGCCCTGACTCCACTGATCATCCCAGAATGAAATTGATCTGCCATTGCCAATGACGGGGGTAGCCAGTCTTTTGAAGTTTGGCAGAAGCTTTACAATGCTCTTCCACCAGAAAGATCCAACGCTTCTATTACCAGGGAGACCTCGAGTAAGATAGTAATTGTTCCAGATCAGATGGACCCAAGGTAAGTCGCTGTGGTTGAAAATTTATGCAAAAATTTAATTAGAAGAGCCTCGTTCTGCGTTTCTAAGCGAAGAACACCCAGGCCACCATTCACTTTCCTTTGAGTGACCGAATTCCAAGCGATCAAAGGTGGCCTCTTGGAGTTGATGTCATTTCCTCTCCACAGGCAGTGCTTTCTGAAAATATCAATTTCCTTAATGATGGTTTTAGGAATCTTGAGCGTGCTCATGAAGAACATTGGTAAGGCTGAGAAGCTCGCTAGCTAGGTTCAAACAGCGCCGTACGAATACAGCAAATTAGTCATCTAACTATTAGCCCCTTCATGTTTCAGACGATACATAAGTTAATAGGAGTGTACATCCCTACCAATGAATTATTTATTATAGCCCATCCTTAGCAATGAGCTATTGGCCAAGCCCATCCCAAGCAATGATCTCGAAGTATTTTtaatatatactccctccgtttctttttattagtcgctggatagtacAAGCAATTTTGTACTATctagcgactaataaaaagaaaaggagggAGTAGCTTTTAAAGCTAGAAGATAATTTGGAGTCAAAAATCTCAGAAGTATTTTTTATTAAACTTGTCTCGAAGTAATAGAGAAGATTAAAGGAGCTGAACCcactattcaattttaaatagtgTGGAATTCCATAACCCTTAATCCGCCCCATTACTCCAAGTTTCTAATGAATTAGTGTATCCAACAAACTCTCTAAATTTAAGTATCCCAAGTTCCCAACAACCCAACGCATATCGTTCCCTTTTCATTGGGCCATTGGCGCATGGACTTTCATCTGCTATAGCCGACGTACATGttcgtttttttttttttttttttttgcggcGCTTGCTTTCTTCACCGTTCGTTCTCAGCATCGCAACTCAATTTGTGTTGGCTGAGAAGCCCTTGTATCCCAGGTAGTAATGCACAGATATGCATTATTATTATTCATAAAAGAATCCTGAACTCCTGCTGGCCGGTGAGAGTAATTTGTTTTATGAGAAGAATCACCTGCAGGCTCATCGACCGTGGCATTCTACGGTGGGACCCTTTAGAATGCTACGCAGCAGGCGGCACAAAAAATGGACATTTAACCTGAAATTAAACTAAACAAATTTAGCTCCAATCTGGTGCACTCCCATTAACCAACAAAAAAGGTTCTGAGAATCTGAATTTAGTCTGTAGACAACTAGACATGGAGATTTTTGAGGATCTAAATTTTGGACAAAAATAGTCTGATATGTTTGTCAAGGTACCAGCTCTCTTTTTTTTGTACAAGATAACAATAACAGGGAAAATGCGTCTGTCAGGTCTGTCAGGACAGATAAATGCATCTGACAGAAAGCAAGTTTGATCACTTCCAGATAAACACATCCAGATTGTTTCATCACTTCCATGGCACGCCACCAAAATGGACAGAAAGCAAGGAAACAACATGTGTGGCTGGGCAGATTGTACTGCAAATTTCAAGTTTGAAGCCTGTGGTTCGGGAGTTGGCAAAAATATGGCAACAAATAAAAAATACAAATCTGAGCTTGCAAGCAAGGAATGCAGTGAAACCTTACTTCAAAAAAAATGCAGTAAAACCTACAATGAAACGTAGCAGGCTTCAGAATGCATGACAAGAACACAAGTGCAAATCAGGAAAGGCATCTTCCAATATGAAACATAGCGGGATGTACGTGGCTACAGCGAAGGCTGTACGCGGTGGCGGCGCAAGCCACAAGAGCGCGGGAGCGGGAGCGGGAGGGCGAGAGATGACGAGTTGCAAGGGCTCGGCAAAGATGCCTAGCGAAGGGGACGTGATAGGAGTGAGATGaagtagctgaggttaaagaaaagGTTGTTGGAAAGAGTTTTATCCAAGATTTTTCTTTTTTTTACCGATTCCGGTATATATTTATCTAGCCTGTTGGAGTTCCTCTAACCCTTGTATAATTTGTTTCTCTTGTATATTTGCAAGGAGATGTATTTTCTCCTTGTTTTTTTCCACCTTAGGTTGTTTTCAGTAACATTCTTTAAATTTCATCTTCTCAAGAaatattcttttttttctttataGCACGCTCTAAGAAATTTCGTAGTCTATATCTTCATCATCTTTAGTAGCATCCTCTAGATTTTATACTCTATATCTCATCCACTACATTTTTCAGAAATTTTCAAAACTTATTTTTTTACAAAATATATGAGTAGTTTGTAGATTGTGTAGATTGTAAATTatttttgtattcttattgataaATATGTTTTACAACGACGCTTCGAATTGTGGGAGAGGATAAAGGACGTATGCAACTCTAAATTTACTGGACAGGGCGCTTTAGCGCACCTTGAGACAGGAGACAGTCTTAACCCAAGTACATTTGGATCTATGGTTAATAATTGCATGAGTTTCTAGCAATAAACTATCATCCCTTAACTATTTGTAGTTAATGGACTAACAGCTAGCCAAGAATTTAGTTAAAAGACTTCCTCCCgtttaaataaactagagctaAATTTTAGCTTTTCGTTATTAGCCCATGGAATCGAAATACGCCATGAAGCTTGTCAAGGCACCAGCTGGTATGGATCGGTAGCTTACATAGAGAACATCATAATGCTTCAAAGACGATATCCACTTCCGTTTGAACATCATTGCAATTACAAGCATAGCTAAGTCGTCGAGAAAATGTACCGCTGCGTACATCTATGCCCAACCACGGATTCGTTTCTCGGAAATCACCGAATTTTGGTGAAATTTCCAATTTTCGCTGCTCGCTGTTGACCAAGATGCGAATTTCGGTCAGGTTTTTTATGGATTTTGGTTCCAAATTCAAAAAATATAAGAGTCAAACTTTGGTTAAAAAAACGAAATTCGCTACAGCAAAAACGAAATGGTGAACTCTGATACCAACCCAGCTATGAACTACATACAATTTATTACAATCGCACTCATTTACGTCAGGCGGCCTCCGTTTTCCATTTCGTTTCAACTCGCAGTGCCAAAGCAGGCTATGTGCCGAGCGCTTCCACATATCCTTGCTTCAATACAAGGAAAAACAAGCTCTAGGTATGTTGGCTCCTGGGCAATTCCATTCAGGAAGTTCCTTCAGCTGGCTTCGGTTTCCCCAAAGTCGTTAACCTCAACCTTCAAAAGAAATCAACAAGGAATTCCCACTTTAAACGTGTAATATCACACTAACAAACAGCAGGCCAGAATAAATGATAACTCAGATAGTGCACTAAGGGGGTATTGGGTTTGAAGAATCAGTGCATTCTAGATGAGACATGAGTCCATTCCACAAATTTAGTGGAATGAGTTCATTCCAcatattattactaattattagTCTATGAGGAATGACAGGGTGATAAATCAACTCATTccactccacaaaccaaacaaaaaacacaaaccaaa
It contains:
- the LOC732801 gene encoding globulin-1 precursor, encoding MVSARIVVLLATLLCAAAAVASSWEDDNHHHHGGHKSGQCVRRCEDRPWHQRPRCLEQCREEEREKRQERSRHEADDRSGEGSSEDEREQEKEKQKDRRPYVFDRRSFRRVVRSEQGSLRVLRPFDEVSRLLRGIRDYRVAVLEANPRSFVVPSHTDAHCICYVAEGEGVVTTIENGERRSYTIKQGHVFVAPAGAVTYLANTDGRKKLVIAKILHTISVPGEFQFFFGPGGRNPESFLSSFSKSIQRAAYKTSSDRLERLFGRHGQDKGIIVRATEEQTRELRRHASEGGHGPHWPLPPFGESRGPYSLLDQRPSIANQHGQLYEADARSFHDLAEHDVSVSFANITAGSMSAPLFNTRSFKIAYVPNGKGYAEIVCPHRQSQGGESERERDKGRRSEEEEEESSEEQEEAGQGYHTIRARLSPGTAFVVPAGHPFVAVASRDSNLQIVCFEVHADRNEKVFLAGADNVLQKLDRVAKALSFASKAEEVDEVLGSRREKGFLPGPKESGGHEEREQEEEEEREERHGGRGERERHGREEREKEEEEREGRHGRGRREEVAETLMRMVTARM